A single region of the Deinococcota bacterium genome encodes:
- the allE gene encoding (S)-ureidoglycine aminohydrolase, with protein MTLFGQTRTQVKPDHAIIAPDGHVPTALSGWKDAQAVVLISPQLGARFSQYLTLMEAGGEGVSPLPGLERFLYVLGGGLHLHIESSATELAPGGFAYLPADTPHTLMAEVASRLCVFERRYLALGEAASPAILVGNEAEVASEAFMGDPGLTVKKLLPELPGFDMAVNTMLFAPGTPLPFVETHVMEHGLLMLGGGGIYRLGDHWYPVTQGDAIWMGPYCPQWFAALGKEPAKYLLYKDVNRDPFTSWEEG; from the coding sequence ATGACCCTCTTCGGACAGACGCGAACCCAAGTCAAGCCGGACCACGCCATCATCGCCCCGGACGGCCACGTCCCGACGGCCCTGTCGGGCTGGAAGGACGCGCAGGCCGTCGTCCTCATCTCGCCGCAGCTGGGCGCGCGCTTCAGCCAGTACCTGACGCTGATGGAGGCGGGCGGCGAGGGGGTGAGCCCGCTGCCCGGCCTCGAGCGCTTTCTCTACGTCCTGGGGGGCGGCTTGCACCTGCACATCGAGAGCAGCGCGACCGAGCTCGCGCCCGGCGGCTTCGCCTACCTGCCCGCGGATACTCCCCACACCCTGATGGCCGAGGTGGCCAGTCGCCTCTGTGTCTTCGAGCGGCGCTACCTCGCGCTCGGCGAGGCCGCGTCGCCCGCCATTCTCGTCGGCAACGAAGCGGAGGTCGCGAGCGAGGCCTTCATGGGCGACCCCGGCCTCACCGTCAAGAAGCTCCTGCCCGAGCTTCCCGGCTTCGACATGGCGGTGAACACCATGCTTTTCGCGCCGGGCACGCCGCTGCCCTTCGTCGAGACGCACGTGATGGAGCACGGACTACTCATGCTGGGCGGCGGCGGCATCTACCGACTGGGGGACCACTGGTACCCGGTGACGCAGGGCGACGCCATCTGGATGGGTCCCTACTGCCCACAGTGGTTCGCTGCGCTCGGCAAGGAGCCCGCCAAGTACCTCCTCTACAAGGACGTGAACCGCGACCCCTTCA